The sequence below is a genomic window from Colius striatus isolate bColStr4 chromosome 17, bColStr4.1.hap1, whole genome shotgun sequence.
TCAGAAGTGATATGGAGAGAATAAGACAGCTGGGCATGACAGCTGAAACAGAACATGATGAAGATGGACTAAACTGGTAAGGAGATGCATAAACCCTCATTTCAAATGAAACAGTCAAAGTCACACAGTTCTGTCTTTAGtacaaaaagctttttttcctttttgttctacTCAAAGCAAAGTATCACTAGAAACCATTGAATCAGTTGCTGGAAACACACACTTTTCAAACTGGTAGCCACAAAAATAGAGATATGATCTCCAGGAGCAGATCTTGCCCTGCTCAGTAAATAGGTTAATTGGAAACAGTAAGAGAGGATAACGGTTCTTTTCCAGGGATACTAGGCAAAAAAGCATTCAGTCCTTGTGTTTGcacaccttccccagcacacagctttATAGGAGGCTTCTGCCACACACTGTGTGCTGAAGATGAGAGAGATTGTGTAAATGTACATGGATTAGAGTCATAGCTTCTTACAGAACTGAACATTCATAGTGCTGAAACTGGTGGCAAAGGAGCCTTAAGTTGTCCTTCTATGttaaaaacctccaaaacaATGTTTGAACAGCATATAGAGTGTACTGCAATGCTTAGAAAGGCAAGTAATCACCTGCAGCAGTTCTGCAGGTTACTGGTTGTTTATGTTTCAAAGGATGTTACCTGTATTCAGTCACCAGCTTCCAGATACACACTAGAAATAGCCTACCAGAATACCTCAGCAAGCTCACAGTGTGTTCCCTGCTGCTTGTCCGCAAGAACTCCTTGGACGTGGGATTACAGAGTAGGAAAACTGAGTGTAGTACTGGCCTCAGTCAAGATGAGAGCtacatgtttcctttttttactgGCTTAAGGAGGAAATTCCTCATTCCTCTCCTGCAGTCCCGGTAACATATCCTAAACTAGAGGGAGGCAGCACTTCCTGCTGATGTGTTGCCAAATCCTCAGCCCTTTGCAATGAAAGCCCCAGCACATCCCAGCTACCCACGGCCTAAAAAAGTCTGGAACATCAGTTTCCAGGACTGtcaaagcagctcagcagaatttatacacaacatctaaaaaaaccaaaaaggcagTCTTCTCAcaagagttttatttttattgtaatgTGTGAGTCTCCTTCTGAAGCTCTGTATTCAGAGTGAGATGATGAAGACTGTGCACTTACATCAGTGAGATTTATGTCAGcacacagagagaggagaatgATGATAGCACAGGGAAAAGGGATagtaaagagaaacagaaagtgtGTCAGATCCAGCACTTATTGCACTGTAAAATCCATAGAGgctaaacaaaataaataaagatgaAGAGGACAAATCAGCAgtaaaatggaaacatttgttaggattttattatttcctttcatATCCAAGTTTGTCATCCAAAATTTAAATGAACAATGGAGAAGCATCTACTTCAATGCCCTGCAAGGGGAATTAGTGCACAAGTCCAATGAAATAAAGCTCTTTTGCATTATTCACTCAGAATTACACTGAGTGTTGCACTCCCCAGAGAACCATTTTTTCTGTGGAAGTTATGGAGGTGGTGAAGTGGCAGAAATGCCAGGCAAACCCAGAGTTATTAATCAGATATGCATTTGCTCCCATGGCTTCTCCTTTATTGCTGTTCTTCTTTCTGCTAAAGGTTTTCTGTATTGCTTGCCAGACTCCCAGAGTCTGTGAAGAGTGACCATTATGTACAGAAAATCCTaaataaactggaaaaatacagcAAGATTCCAGACTTGAAAATTCGTCCAGACACTTTTCTTATGGCACTGGGTAATCTCCAGGTGTGGGAGCTGTGTTATCCAGAAAttgctgcagctgtggaggTGAGGCACGTCCAGTTCTTGATCTTCTGTATGATGGTGGTGGGGAGAGAAGGCACCTTTGGGTGAAACTCATGTAGCAGAAAGCCACCAGATGAAATCATGTAGGATCTCACTAAACGAAGATGCTGATATTTACCTTTTACCAGGCACTTTGAATGCCTTAGAAGACAGAAATTATGACAAGCATTGGATTATTAATCAGTATCCCTTTATTATTACATCATTGAGTTATTTACTGTCACAGTGCAAGTGACAGCTGCCATAAATTGTTGGGACACTTGAAAAGAAACGTTAGCTTGTACCCTGAAAAGGCCTATCATTCCCAGTAGTTACATCCATGAGCTACTGATGATTGACTGATGTATTACATCACTGGTCTGGAACTCTGCAGTTTGCTTAGCACCATTAAATACAAATAATCTGCTTCTAGAAACTGTAAGTTGGGCTCAGTTCTTGTAGTTCTAGAAGCAATTGGCAGACAATGAAGGATTTCCCCAGGAAAGGGAAGAGAGTGCATTTAGAATGCACACGGCTCTGTAGTCTAACCGGTAACCAGTTTCCACAACATGGCAATGGTGCCACCTGGAGCCCTTTGTTCTCCTCACAGTTATTTCCCCTAATCCACAAAACCAAGAGAAATGCCTGAGAGACATCAACTTACTGTGCATCTTGCATATATCGACTCATCGTGCCTTGCAAAGGTTTAGCACTCCATATGTTGAGATCAGACTATCTGTATTTTATTGATGTCTTATAAAAATAACCATGTTGTCTTGTGCCCTGATTTGCATAGTCAGTAATCAGAGAGGCAGCTTTGCCTTCATGTTCAATATAGGTGTCTGTTGCTTGCTGGTTTTAGATCTATATTTTTGCCGTTTCCATTCTGTTGCTTTTGAATTTTGATCCCTCATATTAGTGCAATAGTTATAGAGAAAAACCTGTGAGCACAATTGAATCTCCTGTCTGTTTATTCATACATATCTTAACAGTAGCCACAGAGGAAGGAGGATTCTGGTGCTCCTTCTGTCTGGAATAGACAAAAGAAACTTTAGCACTTTAGGAAAAACGGCAGCACCATTGAATTATGACCCAGCTGATACTGCTAGAGTTTCCAAATGAAGTTCTTATTGAATTTcaagttactttaaaatatctaCTGCAGTGGGAGATAGAATGTGCTGCCAGTTTAAAACACTTGACCTGGAAGAATCAGGATGCACATTACAGTGAAGGTTGTAgaatttttgttcattttagaGCATATCCAGCTGTTCTGAAAGTTGCAGTAAAAACATTTGGGTGATATAAAGCACCATACTAACTGTTTGCAGAAGCCATTCCATTTGTTGTGTTGTCACAATGGTCGCATTTTCCCACGTTATCTCTCACACACATATCAAAAGTTCAGGAAAGaacctttttctgtttcagtttgtaCGTGAAAGTATCGTGCAGATGCCAGAAGAGGACTTCAGCAAGTGGTTGCAGACAAAGGTAGCCCCGCTCAGGGCACAGTCCACCTCTAAATCAAACAGCTAGCTAAAACTGCTAGCAGAAAACTGCCTGTTGAGATCTGCCTCAGGGAAGACCAGAGATGGGGAGTTAACTTTGTGAAGTCCCACTGACCACTCTTGCACAGATATAATTTGTCCTTCTGCAATGTTCTGCCTTAGTCagacaaaggaaataaaagctaaatACTGTTGTTCCTTCCTACGTGATGTCTTGGATATGCTGTCAAATTTCAATCTCATCTAACCATGTAGGATGAAGTCTGAGCTTCTAATCACAGGTCAGGTCATTCCTTCAGTTGTTCCTCTAATGACATCTATGGTATAACAAGTACCTACTCAGTACAGATATACTGCTTTCCTAGCTCAATAGTGTtgtctctgcttttcattttagctCTCCTTTGTAAAACTATCCCAAGTACTAGATAGTTGTAAGCTTTAAGACAATTCTCTTGTTTGGAATCATTTTTTGTAATTCAGATGTTTTAGTTCTGCATTTAATTTATTCTGTAGTTGTTCTGTGattatgaattttttttcttgccttatTAAAACTAGTATTGAAAAACAAAGCATCCTTAATTCAGGTTTTCATCTGAAGATATGTTTTCCCCTGGTTACCTTAACATATGCCTGCTATTACTCTGCTGGATAAGGCGGTAGAATGACACCCCTGAACTCACAGACAGTGATAAATACATGATCTTTGTGAGCTTGTCTGGGCTTAACTGTGTATTTCATGGCGGGTCACAATTGCTGGGTGATGGAATCAGTGACCCAGTGACCTTCTAAGCTGACAATCTTATGAGCTTCCTACCTGCCTGTCAGAGCCTTCCAGACCCACTGGGGTGAAATGCTGTTGTTCCTTCAGCTGCAACAAGAGGAAAGAATAGCTTGGGGTCCGGGTGAGTATAGTGACCACTGATATAATATTGATTAATGGCCTTATTTTTATCTCATCCTCAAGTGATAAATGagtttttttcaaggaaaatatttaagagCACAAATTTCCTTGGCTTAGAGCCATCAGAGAGAAGTAAGCTCTTACAGTTCTGTTGTGCTCCCACTTTCCTCCTCCTGTATGTGATGATGATAAACTAGCATTTGTACGGGTAGTGAAGCAATATTTTCCCCTGTCCATGccttcattttccttcatcCCAAAATCCAGTGGCAAATTTCTCCCCAAAACTCTGTAGGACTGGTTGAGTGCCCAGGGAAATCAGTGGCAGTGCTTCTGCCAGATCAGCAGCATGAGGTCTCAATCTGACCTGTGAAATTTCAACTCTGCTCTTCACCATATTCTTCTATATCTCTTAATTTTCTTGCAGCCCTCCATGGATTTGAGAAACCCCAGTTCTGCTGTTCTTTTTTGATTATTTCACCATGATCTGAGCCAAACTTTATTGTCAGTGTCGTGTTATCCTGtggcaaacaaaaagaaatctaagTTTAGCAGCTTGCGAGCCCCTGGTTGAACTGTGGTTACACAAGGTGTAACCTTCATCTTGGTCACTCCTCACTATGTGGAATTGCAGATACAAGGCTGAGAGTTTTCCTTATGTACAAGAAATTGAAAGAAAGGGGCTTGTCCTCAGCTGCAGTACATGAGCCTTGCTGCCAAAATCAAAACTTTACACCAGCTGAGCATGTGACCTGATGTGTATGCCTGCATGTAAGATGAGATGACTCTGCCAAACGTAATTAGCTACTGTCTGAGTAGCTCTCTGGGCTCCCAAAGAGGATGCCAATGCTGAATGTTAGGAGTCTCTAATGGTTTTGTGGGATTATAAAATATCTTGCATATATTTCCATTTGACAATGGTTCTACTCTCTGCTTTACCACTAGGTAACAAAGTGGACTCCTcctctaaaaagaaaatagattgtcttttctcctcctctagCATGAGCctgatgacaaaaaaaatctgctacCTTTACTCTGAGCTGGAGTCTGGAGCAAAAtagcagcttcttttttttctgtttcctgtcaAACTTAGTTTCCTCAAGCAAGGTCCTCAATCCTACCAAGTCTTTGTCTGCCAATTTAAAGGACTGAAACAGTGCAGAGGTTAGAGGTCCATACCCAGATAAGAGAAGACCAGGGCTTTTTAAACTTTGagttggtttgttgggttttttcccctatatATATCCTGGGCTTTCTCAAATATTACTGTGAACAGTCTCACAATCTTTCACTCACTGCTTCAGTAGACCCTTGCAAGGTAGATTCACGCTTAACCCATGAGAGATGGGTGCACCAAGAGTCCAAGCAATTTGCTACAGATCAGCAAAGCTAATGGTAGAGCTGATTGGATTAGTGTTCTCAGTCTGTTCTGGTCCTTCACAATTTCAGCTAATGGGACAGCCATTCACAAATTCTATTAGTCAAAACCATGCAAGCTTGGGTTTGTCACTTGTGCACTGAACTCAGTCTTGGTCCTGTTTCCTGCTGCCTGATGTGTTCCCAGTGTCATCCAAATCCTACCCTCCTCAGATTACACCTCTGTGAGGCTGAAAGGagtacactttcctgggtgtcTCTAGTAGCAGGGCAGACAGTTATTGTGGCATGAGAATTGCTTGGTTATGAGGCTGAAAAGTGTTACAGCAAAACTCAATTACAATAGTaattaatgcctttttttcccattcaccCTTCCCTCCTGCTTCATGTTGGTTCTGAAATCATCATTTCTACTCTCTTCTCATAGGAAAGATTTCACTGTGGCAGAAGCCAACCATCCTATTATACCAACAAAATACACCCACTGTGTTTTATATTGGACATAAAAAACACATCTTATAAATAGAGCTTATAAAACAAATATCTCTGTTTCAGTGATTGGAAACAAATGTCACAACCCTTGTAGTGGTATTCAGAAATCAGGATGTGTCTTTCTAATTGGAATCTCAGCTTTATTCTACTGTCTTGTAAATTAACAGCACTAAGCTAGCATGTTAAAGAGATGCAACTATATTTGGCTTCACACATTAATAACAGCAGTTCTTTTTGCTAAGTATTGATAACTGTCACTGTTGTAGCATTGCAGAAGGGAAAAGGTCAGGCTAACAGCATATTTGGGTCCAGCTTCTACTCAGGGCAATGGAAAGGGCCTTATTGATGACTGTAAAATCAGAATAGGGAGGGAAAAGTTGAGAATGTCGAGTAACAGTCCAACACACCAGTGTCACAGGTTTGAATTTGTTTGTATCTATTTGTCAGGGTAACAGGAAGCAGAAAGGATAGACATTAAGGAGCCCTTTCAACAGTGAGAGGTGAGGAATGCTCTTTTGGTGCTatggcagagggatggggaaatGCCAGCATTCATCCCCATGAACCAGCTGCTGAGTCCTATGTTTTGAGGATGCTGCCATGGCTGACTGAGTTCTTCTTTGCAGTAAATAGTTATTTCCATGCTAAAATGCAGTCTTAAGGAGTAAAAGGTGGGTCCTAGAATATTCTGCAGttgagaagggaaataaaaggtGTATTCCACTGGAAGGGATAGAATGTGATATTGTCTAAAGCAGAGCAACCTCAAATCTAACTCTTTCCCATCAGAATATGCCTTCCAAAGGAGCTGGCATGCTGTAGCTACACAAGTCTGCAGACTTTAGACTAATTACTGCATCAGCCCCACACAACTACATTCTTTTCAGTGGTGCCAGTCCTGATGAACAATGTCAGTTTTCAAGGTTCTCATTTTCCACTGTTGAACAAGGCTTTTTGCAGTGTACTTCACAGGGGAAGGATCAGACCCTTAAGTAGGTAAAAGCTAAAAGGAAGACTTTTCTCTTTGTTGATATGTCTttcctatatttttttcctggcaaatGATTGTTTCTTTCCAATGTGATTTATATAGCTTTGTATTAGAGTGGCTGTATTTTAGAATGTTACATTGTAAATTACACCCAGCTATATATGATGGATTGGGTCATTGTGCTATAAATTACAGTGGATTTTTAAGAGCCCATCATGGTTGACAACTGGAGCATCTTAATTTATTTCTAGTGCCAGATTACTATAATAGTCATCAAAATCTTGTCTTGCACAGATAGATAGTTTATTAGAACTGTTGTCAGAATATTCTAACAAATACTTTGCCTCTTAAAGGCTGTTTCTTATCTATGGTTCTTCCAACCATGTCTACAAAGCAGGGTAGATTCCAGCTAAGGGAAATATCTACAATCTATAATGAAAGCtttggagaaaaagtgtgtagGGAAGATTGCAATGTCCAACTGTTCCTATTTGTTGtaggaaaagaggaagactGTGACCCATATAATCTAAGTGGCTGAGatgctctttaaaaaacagGCCTGATTACTGCAGGCTTCTAAAAAGAATTCAGGACATGAGCTtttctaaaagtcctttccaaagACCACAAGAGACTTACCAGATCTTCTCAGTTATGAAGTATAAAAAGCAAATACTGAGTTATTAAACAAAGCAATTTCATTTAGTATGAAAGCTGCGTGGGGATGAGCAATGGGCAGTCAGACTCCTCAGTCACAGGCAAGCAGTGTGAGCTAGCTCATCTTTCACTACAGCCCACCTTATAGTTAAAGAAGATGAGAAGCTTCACTCACACAGAAATCCAGAAGTATCTGCACAAGTTAAGATAGGTACTCTGGATTCTGGTCATTTCTGGAGAAGCAGTTCTCTGGCTGTTAGCCATAGAGTGGGCTAAGAGAAGTCACCTGGCCAGAAGTGTATGGCTGAAGCTCAGCCCTCTCAGTAGCAGTCTGAGGAGAATTTTTTCTGTGATAGTATTGAATCTGGATTTTTGACAGCCATGGAGCCCAGCATGGCAATTCTGTCCCAAAATACCATATCTGCATATTTGTCAGTCTAATGTGCTGATGTCCACCCAATCAGTAGCTGTATCTGTACTGCAACCTGACCTGACATCAAAGGACCAAAGTGAACACTAAGTTCATCATTTGAATAGGTGTATTGGAATTGAGATAAACACAACACATAACttagaaaaaataatcaggTCCTGTTATGGCTACATCCAGAACACCTCCTGGTGGGTATCCTATCCCAGAAACGGTGGCTTTTTCATATTAAATGATCTCCTGATGTTATAGTTCAATGATTTCTGGGCCATGTTCAGCAGTGTGCTCTAGGCCACTTTGAAATGAAGCTGGAGTGGCATTGATCAATCAGATCTAGACTTGATGACCACTCTACTGTCTTTGGGAATCCTTAATGAAGGAAGAGTACACGTGTGTATGTGTGAGAGATGGTTCCTACGGGATGCTACACAATGGAAAAGTGCTGGATATATTAATTATTTATGGAACAATTAGTATCCAGCTTATCCCACATGTTCAGCTTTGAGTCCAGATCCAAACTTTCCTTAATAGGTGCACTCAGCCTTTTGTTTGAAGCCCTATCCTACCTATAAGTAACATCCCTGATGTAGTCCAGTCACACAGCAACTTGTGAAGCCATGCCTGCATTTTGCTCATTTGCCTTGTGTGAAGCTGGAGCCGATCCAGAGAAGTCTAAGAAGAGACTCCAGACTGATTGTGGGGTGAGTGAGAAGTAATGAAGTTAATTGTCTGCATTAAATGCCTCAATAGAATATGAAATAACCTGAATCCTGAAGCACTTTCAtaaacatttgcatttctgaaaattattCAAAGTAGcaaatttcagttattttctaGTACACATCAGCTTCCAATTGATTTGATCATACAAATACTACTCCAGTTGGAAGAATTGTTCAAGTTCTTAAACTAGCAGATATGTTATAAATATTATCAAGAAGTCCtagaaaatgtgtttattcATGTTTCCCAAAGGCTGAATTTAGAGCACTGCATTGCACAGGCAGGTCTGAAATGAATTCTCATAGCAGGAAACCTGAAAATCAGGTGctcagtttaaaagaaagatataaTTGAGAAGTCTGCTATTAAACCCCCTAGTAGGAACTGCTCCTagaaaaaaacatgtaaaattaGATTTCATGTAGTATAGGCTGCCCACACACAGTGAGAGAGAAATGTTTGCTTGATGAGgaattttaaacaaatgctATATTAACCTTTCTTTTAATTAGATTACATAAATGACACTGAAAAAAGTCACCTCTTGCCATTGTGTAAGGAAGAGGGCAGAATGAGAGCCAGAGTCAAAGCAATTAAGTCAACACCAGCAACTAAGTTAATGCAGCAAAGTGTAGGCACCACTGGGTGCATCTCTGAGTATTACCCTTTTGTAGTCAAAAAACACGTCCCAGCCCTTGGTCTGTCAAACTTAGTGGTACACTGATGCTTTTTGGTCTTTTCTAACTGTCAAATAGCAACTCAACCAACAGAAGAGTGTACTGGCTGCACCCAGTTATCATGGATCCCAGACAGGCCCATAGCAACCAGGGACAAGCCTACCTGAGGACAGCCACCTGGCCCAAGGACAAAGGTAGTGAGGACATGCATGACATGTAAGTCAGACTCCTTCATCAAGAGAGATGCTTGAATGTTCTTTTTGCAAGGGCTCAGCCTCTGCAACTGCTTCTATTCAGCACAGACTGTTTTCTAGCTTTTCAGGCATGCTACAAAACCCAGCTGCTAAGAACACTTCTTAGCATGGTAACAGACTCAAAATATGCTTCAGAAGTGATTTACAAGCAAAATTTCTAGCTGGGATTCATCTCCCCCAACTTAATCCTAAGGCATGCAAGCTCACTTCAGCTGTGTTCTTTTCCATGTGGATTCTAAAGGAAATTTAACTTAGCTGAACTGTGatgctttgttttcagatggTTAAGGTGAGGCAAGACAAATCCTGCCATTTCAGTGCTACAAAGAAACTGCTACAACAGACTGTCTTGTCagtcaaaggaagaaaaaattccCAGAACATGAACTCATTTGCAGAGAAATGGAACACAGATAAAACAAGGGCTCCTCATGGCATCTCACAGATCACCCACAGCACTGAGCAGATGTCTATTGCTGTCTGAGCTGATGTAACAGATCATTTAATGTTGATATGTGACTAAATCTGACAGGTCAGAAGCCAGGAGATAGAATGGAAAATAATAGATCACAAAAAACCCTAAAGACATCTTCATGTGTTTAAGTGCTAGCAGGTTTGCACAGTCCACTTATTGATTGGCTTCAAGTTATGATACTACTTCAGAAGGTTATCAGTGAATGAAAAACAATCTCAGGCTGTGAAAGGaaactttcatttttatctgAACGTTTCCCTGTTCACATATTTATTTATCATGAATAATTTACCAAAGTTAACAGCTCATCACAGACCTTTGATGTTTGCAAAACCACAGCACACAGCTACAGTCCACAATGAAAAATAAGAGTATATAGCTGCAAGGGTAAAATTGCAAAATGATGTTTAAACTAAGAAAGGCATTTCTCTCTCAAATACCTACTACAGCATCAGTGTACACTAATTCCACAGAAATCCAATAGCAAAGAGAGTGCTGATCCACCATCTTTAAGGAAGGGTTGCAGTATTCCAGCTGTTGCATTTCCTACTCTTTAACATGCCCCATATTAAACTCTGTCCActtcaaaagcaggaaaaatgagACATGCCCCTGTTGTGCCCTATCTGGTTATACACCAGAAGAAATAATGTCAGTTATATGAACAGAGGTACAGAAAGGTCTAAATTAGTTCTTGCAGTGCAATGTAATGAAAATACATGCAAGTGCTtgaggggcaggggagggaagaAGCCAAAAGCTATTTAGCCTTTGATTCCAGGATATTCTTATTCTGGCAGAGAGTTAAAGGGCTGACAGACCTCTGATTCAACATTTCTGCCATGCACAGATATTGACTCTTGTCTGTTtcacatggaaaagaaatgatTTTAGGCACACTGTCTTTGTAAGCCCCCTGTGCCTCCCGTGAGAGATTACCACCAAAATTATTCTTGTAATTCCTTGACTACAGTATGCAGTTAAATAATACAACAGCTCCCTATCTTAGGAAAAGTATAACTGTGTGAATATTTAATATGTATGAAAACCAGTAAACTGTACCTATCTCATTCAACCTCATAAATTAATAACACCTTTGTTAGGCTCCCACTGAATCAACTGGAATTTAAGAGCCCTCGAGTACCCTTAGTTTCTGTTACTTGGATAAAGGGGTTTCAGTTTGTCATTGTCCAGCACTGCCTGAATAGAATAGAGTTTATGAATGTTCTCTGATACTGTCAACAGAGAACATTATTTCGAAGCTAGGAACAACTGTCCTTATGATAGCTGATTTCAACTATTTCCTTTGTGTAATGTTGACAAAGAGCTTGGtccaaatatttgttttgaatCACTAAACGATAGGTGGTGGTAAGCAGCCTTACACAGCCCAAACCTCTCCCTTCTCGTTTCTTTTCATCCTTAAGTAAGTTTAGTGCTTTCAACA
It includes:
- the LOC133627128 gene encoding coiled-coil domain-containing protein 60-like; amino-acid sequence: MERIRQLGMTAETEHDEDGLNWFSVLLARLPESVKSDHYVQKILNKLEKYSKIPDLKIRPDTFLMALGNLQVWELCYPEIAAAVEFVRESIVQMPEEDFSKWLQTKVAPLRAQSTSKSNS